The following proteins are co-located in the Pomacea canaliculata isolate SZHN2017 linkage group LG8, ASM307304v1, whole genome shotgun sequence genome:
- the LOC112569790 gene encoding RNA transcription, translation and transport factor protein-like, translating into MYKRKLLALDYPQPDNFEINNESQVRALILWLEDQKIRHMKIEDRAGLRDVTSPKWSEAFQQYLTELCCPYDASKEDIVIDWLLGYAVRLEYGDDVDKYKSVNKGAVENAKNRQAGQSSNPLDALNFDDADFKAGVASLAMLMQVPPHQDHLQQLKAIALIVSERLSKDSLQSAAKKSDDKSKKADDHIPLDKTELGFEAGDYIMTEAAKIVRLLHLKELRDLQTKINAAIVAVQAITADPKTDSRLGKVGR; encoded by the exons ATGTATAAAAGGAAACTACTTGCTCTTGATTATCCCCAACCTGACAACTTCGAAATTAACA ATGAAAGCCAAGTACGAGCTTTGATTCTATGGCTTGAAGATCAAAAAATTCGTCACATGAAAATAGAAGACAGAGCAGGTCTGCGTGACGTGACAAGCCCTAAGTGGAGTGAAGCATTTCAACAG TACCTGACAGAGTTGTGCTGCCCATATGATGCATCCAAAGAGGATATTGTGATAGATTGGTTGCTAGGCTACGCTGTCCGTCTGGAGTACGGTGATGATG TGGATAAGTACAAAAGTGTTAATAAGGGTGCAGtggaaaatgcaaaaaacagGCAGGCTGGTCAGTCAAGCAATCCTTTAGATGCTCTCAATT TTGATGATGCCGACTTTAAGGCAGGAGTTGCATCACTAGCTATGTTGATGCAGGTTCCTCCACACCAAGATCATCTCCAGCAACTCAAG GCAATCGCTCTCATAGTCAGTGAAAGGCTTTCAAAAGACTCTTTACAAAGTGCTGCAAAGAAATCAGatgacaaaagcaaaaaagcT GATGACCATATTCCGCTAGACAAAACAGAGCTTGGTTTTGAAGCAGGAG ATTACATCATGACTGAAGCTGCAAAAATAGTTCGGCTGCTGCACTTGAAGGAGCTTCGAGATCTCCAAACCAAAATCAATGCTGCCATTGTTGCAGTGCAAGCTATCACTGCCGACCCCAAGACAGACAGTCGGTTAGGGAAAGTTGGGCGCTAG